From the genome of Nerophis ophidion isolate RoL-2023_Sa linkage group LG25, RoL_Noph_v1.0, whole genome shotgun sequence, one region includes:
- the LOC133542983 gene encoding serine protease 23-like — MATTLYCRREARRSPPPLLFLFLCFLPAVLCFSRPEWTLQRVPVVLPQQSQGRPAPHFLSAARLEVTSPCDPECHKSAPRPSYWDMRRLLAYETLHSDGRLTETAVGIYGYDPDSDASPAYAERSRVRRKRQIFGHDERFNIAGQNFVLKYPFSVAVKLSTGCSGTLVGDRHVLTAAHCVHDGKNYVKGAQRLRVGFLRPKQGDRRTLSNLTNHVEGGLRPVSDQVKFQWIRAKRTHVPKGWIRGNANDIGMDYDYALLELKKAHKRRHMRLGVSPPAQRLPGRRVHFSGFDNDRPGRLVYRFCRAGEETPDLLYQHCDAQPGASGSGVYARMWDGRRRRWQRKVIGVFSGHQWVERQGASQEYNVAVRMTPLKYAQICYWIRGNFVDCREG; from the coding sequence GTCCCCTCCTCCCCTCCTGTTTCTGTTCCTCTGCTTCCTTCCCGCCGTTCTCTGCTTCTCACGACCCGAGTGGACGCTCCAGCGTGTTCCGGTGGTTCTCCCCCAGCAAAGCCAAGGTCGCCCCGCCCCGCACTTCCTGTCCGCCGCCCGCCTGGAGGTCACCTCGCCCTGTGACCCCGAGTGCCACAAGAGTGCGCCTCGGCCCAGCTACTGGGACATGCGGCGACTCCTGGCCTACGAGACTCTCCATTCCGACGGTCGGCTGACCGAGACCGCCGTAGGGATCTACGGTTACGACCCGGACTCCGACGCGAGTCCCGCTTACGCGGAGCGGTCGCGCGTCCGGCGAAAGCGTCAGATCTTTGGTCACGACGAACGCTTCAACATCGCCGGGCAGAACTTTGTTTTGAAGTATCCTTTTTCGGTGGCGGTCAAACTGTCCACCGGATGCTCCGGGACCTTGGTCGGGGATCGCCACGTCCTGACGGCGGCTCATTGCGTCCATGACGGTAAAAACTACGTGAAAGGCGCCCAGAGGCTCCGAGTGGGCTTCCTGAGACCCAAACAAGGAGATAGGCGGACCCTGTCCAACTTGACCAATCACGTGGAAGGTGGTCTCCGCCCGGTCTCGGACCAAGTGAAGTTCCAGTGGATCCGAGCCAAGAGGACCCACGTGCCCAAAGGGTGGATCCGAGGCAACGCCAACGACATCGGCATGGATTACGACTACGCTCTCCTGGAACTCAAGAAGGCCCACAAGCGGCGCCACATGAGGCTCGGAGTCAGCCCCCCCGCTCAGAGGTTGCCGGGGCGACGGGTCCATTTTTCGGGATTCGACAACGACCGCCCGGGTCGGCTGGTGTACCGCTTCTGTCGGGCCGGCGAGGAGACCCCGGACCTTCTGTACCAGCACTGCGACGCCCAGCCCGGCGCCAGCGGCTCTGGCGTCTACGCCCGCATGTGGGACGGGCGGAGGCGGCGCTGGCAGAGGAAGGTGATCGGCGTCTTTTCCGGCCACCAGTGGGTGGAGCGTCAAGGAGCGTCTCAGGAATACAACGTCGCCGTCAGAATGACGCCGCTCAAATACGCTCAGATTTGTTATTGGATCAGAGGGAACTTTGTGGACTGTCGAGAGGGTTGa
- the tmem39a gene encoding transmembrane protein 39A isoform X2, with protein MPGGRRGPSRQQLTRSALPSLQTLVGGNVGNGTGCRNRNSNSVGLSAPPISALITPEPVRHSRIPELPLDSNLLFEFLLFFYLLVALFVQYINIYKTVWWYPYSHPPASTSLNFHLMDYHLAIFITVMLARRLVWKIVSEVKQVSQSSRGSLVGYVVLIAARLCLLTLCGWVLCWTLVNLCKNHSVLNLLFIGYPFGVYVPLCCFHQEGPKSQTSAADCDYSPDQQQLDLAETPFFRPRDFLLLLRENLREQFSAPPHMPTHTCPPHTHTHTPEMIRSEVEELKSDFNRRIKEVLFNSLFSAYYVAFLPLCFVKSTQYYDMRWSCEHLIMVWINAFVMLMNQLLPPSYCDLLHRSAAHLGRWQKLEHGSYSNAPQHLWSEGAIWPPGVLVRHNRCVYKAVGAYNVALPSDVSHSRFYFLFHKPLRILNLLIWIESSVVLYQLYSLLRSERWNNTLSLGLILFCNYYVLFKLLRDRLVLGKAYSFPLAHSLAFKAH; from the exons GAACAGTAACTCTGTGGGTCTGTCCGCACCACCCATCTCAGCCCTCATAACGCCGGAGCCCGTCCGCCACTCCAGGATTCCCGAGCTCCCGCTGGACAGTAACCTGCTCTTCGAGTTCCTCCTCTTTTTTTACTTGCTGGTGGCCTTGTTTGTCCAGTACATCAACATCTACAAGACCGTGTGGTGGTACCCTTACAGCCACCCGCCGGCCTCTACCTCACTC AACTTCCATCTGATGGACTACCACCTGGCCATCTTCATCACCGTCATGTTGGCCAGGAGGCTGGTGTGGAAGATAGTTTCCGAGGTCAAGCAG GTGTCTCAGAGCAGCAGGGGCTCCCTTGTGGGCTACGTGGTCCTGATCGCCGCCAGACTCTGTCTTCTCACCTTGTGTGGCTGGGTTCTCTGCTGGACCCTGGTCAACCTCTGCAAGAACCACTCGGTCCTCAACCTGCTCTTCATAGGATACCC GTTTGGCGTGTACGTGCCACTCTGCTGTTTCCACCAGGAGGGCCCCAAGAGCCAGACGTCTGCGGCGGACTGCGACTATTCGCCCGATCAGCAGCAGTTGGATCTAGCAGAGACCCCCTTCTTTCGGCCCCGGGACTTCCTCTTACTCCTACGGGAGAACCTGCGGGAACAGTTCTCCGCGCCCCCGCACATGCCCACACACACCTGCccgccgcacacacacacccacaccccagAGATGATCCGCTCGGAGGTGGAGGAGCTGAAGAGCGACTTCAACCGGCGGATCAAGGAAGTGCTCTTCAACTCGCTGTTCAGCGCCTATTACGTGGCCTTTTTGCCGCTCTGCTTCGTGAAG AGCACGCAGTATTACGACATGCGCTGGTCATGTGAGCACCTGATCATGGTGTGGATCAACGCCTTTGTGATGCTGATGAACCAGCTGCTGCCTCCCAGCTACTGCGACCTGCTGCACCGCTCCGCCGCTCACCTGGGCCGGTGGCAGAAGTTGGAGCACGGCTCCTACAGTAACGCACCTCAGCACCT GTGGTCAGAAGGTGCTATCTGGCCTCCGGGAGTGTTGGTACGACACAATCGCTGCGTCTATAAAGCAGTTGGAGCCTATAATGTCGCTCTTCCCTCCGATGTTTCACATTCAAGATTTTAT TTTCTGTTCCACAAGCCGTTGCGGATCCTGAACCTGCTGATCTGGATCGAGTCCAGCGTGGTCCTGTACCAGTTGTACTCCCTGCTGCGCTCGGAGCGCTGGAACAACACTCTGTCCCTGGGCCTGATCCTCTTCTGCAACTACTACGTCCTCTTCAAGCTGCTGAGAGACCGCCTGGTGCTGGGTAAGGCCTACTCCTTCCCTCTGGCCCACAGTCTGGCCTTCAAGGCGCACTGA
- the tmem39a gene encoding transmembrane protein 39A isoform X4: MPGGRRGPSRQQLTRSALPSLQTLVGGNVGNGTGCRNRNSNSVGLSAPPISALITPEPVRHSRIPELPLDSNLLFEFLLFFYLLVALFVQYINIYKTVWWYPYSHPPASTSLNFHLMDYHLAIFITVMLARRLVWKIVSEVSQSSRGSLVGYVVLIAARLCLLTLCGWVLCWTLVNLCKNHSVLNLLFIGYPFGVYVPLCCFHQEGPKSQTSAADCDYSPDQQQLDLAETPFFRPRDFLLLLRENLREQFSAPPHMPTHTCPPHTHTHTPEMIRSEVEELKSDFNRRIKEVLFNSLFSAYYVAFLPLCFVKSTQYYDMRWSCEHLIMVWINAFVMLMNQLLPPSYCDLLHRSAAHLGRWQKLEHGSYSNAPQHLWSEGAIWPPGVLVRHNRCVYKAVGAYNVALPSDVSHSRFYFLFHKPLRILNLLIWIESSVVLYQLYSLLRSERWNNTLSLGLILFCNYYVLFKLLRDRLVLGKAYSFPLAHSLAFKAH, encoded by the exons GAACAGTAACTCTGTGGGTCTGTCCGCACCACCCATCTCAGCCCTCATAACGCCGGAGCCCGTCCGCCACTCCAGGATTCCCGAGCTCCCGCTGGACAGTAACCTGCTCTTCGAGTTCCTCCTCTTTTTTTACTTGCTGGTGGCCTTGTTTGTCCAGTACATCAACATCTACAAGACCGTGTGGTGGTACCCTTACAGCCACCCGCCGGCCTCTACCTCACTC AACTTCCATCTGATGGACTACCACCTGGCCATCTTCATCACCGTCATGTTGGCCAGGAGGCTGGTGTGGAAGATAGTTTCCGAG GTGTCTCAGAGCAGCAGGGGCTCCCTTGTGGGCTACGTGGTCCTGATCGCCGCCAGACTCTGTCTTCTCACCTTGTGTGGCTGGGTTCTCTGCTGGACCCTGGTCAACCTCTGCAAGAACCACTCGGTCCTCAACCTGCTCTTCATAGGATACCC GTTTGGCGTGTACGTGCCACTCTGCTGTTTCCACCAGGAGGGCCCCAAGAGCCAGACGTCTGCGGCGGACTGCGACTATTCGCCCGATCAGCAGCAGTTGGATCTAGCAGAGACCCCCTTCTTTCGGCCCCGGGACTTCCTCTTACTCCTACGGGAGAACCTGCGGGAACAGTTCTCCGCGCCCCCGCACATGCCCACACACACCTGCccgccgcacacacacacccacaccccagAGATGATCCGCTCGGAGGTGGAGGAGCTGAAGAGCGACTTCAACCGGCGGATCAAGGAAGTGCTCTTCAACTCGCTGTTCAGCGCCTATTACGTGGCCTTTTTGCCGCTCTGCTTCGTGAAG AGCACGCAGTATTACGACATGCGCTGGTCATGTGAGCACCTGATCATGGTGTGGATCAACGCCTTTGTGATGCTGATGAACCAGCTGCTGCCTCCCAGCTACTGCGACCTGCTGCACCGCTCCGCCGCTCACCTGGGCCGGTGGCAGAAGTTGGAGCACGGCTCCTACAGTAACGCACCTCAGCACCT GTGGTCAGAAGGTGCTATCTGGCCTCCGGGAGTGTTGGTACGACACAATCGCTGCGTCTATAAAGCAGTTGGAGCCTATAATGTCGCTCTTCCCTCCGATGTTTCACATTCAAGATTTTAT TTTCTGTTCCACAAGCCGTTGCGGATCCTGAACCTGCTGATCTGGATCGAGTCCAGCGTGGTCCTGTACCAGTTGTACTCCCTGCTGCGCTCGGAGCGCTGGAACAACACTCTGTCCCTGGGCCTGATCCTCTTCTGCAACTACTACGTCCTCTTCAAGCTGCTGAGAGACCGCCTGGTGCTGGGTAAGGCCTACTCCTTCCCTCTGGCCCACAGTCTGGCCTTCAAGGCGCACTGA
- the tmem39a gene encoding transmembrane protein 39A isoform X1, protein MPGGRRGPSRQQLTRSALPSLQTLVGGNVGNGTGCRNRNSNSVGLSAPPISALITPEPVRHSRIPELPLDSNLLFEFLLFFYLLVALFVQYINIYKTVWWYPYSHPPASTSLNFHLMDYHLAIFITVMLARRLVWKIVSEVKQVSQSSRGSLVGYVVLIAARLCLLTLCGWVLCWTLVNLCKNHSVLNLLFIGYPFGVYVPLCCFHQEGPKSQTSAADCDYSPDQQQLDLAETPFFRPRDFLLLLRENLREQFSAPPHMPTHTCPPHTHTHTPEMIRSEVEELKSDFNRRIKEVLFNSLFSAYYVAFLPLCFVKSTQYYDMRWSCEHLIMVWINAFVMLMNQLLPPSYCDLLHRSAAHLGRWQKLEHGSYSNAPQHLWSEGAIWPPGVLVRHNRCVYKAVGAYNVALPSDVSHSRFYFLFHKPLRILNLLIWIESSVVLYQLYSLLRSERWNNTLSLGLILFCNYYVLFKLLRDRLVLGVTPGIHWLAQQHAVVAR, encoded by the exons GAACAGTAACTCTGTGGGTCTGTCCGCACCACCCATCTCAGCCCTCATAACGCCGGAGCCCGTCCGCCACTCCAGGATTCCCGAGCTCCCGCTGGACAGTAACCTGCTCTTCGAGTTCCTCCTCTTTTTTTACTTGCTGGTGGCCTTGTTTGTCCAGTACATCAACATCTACAAGACCGTGTGGTGGTACCCTTACAGCCACCCGCCGGCCTCTACCTCACTC AACTTCCATCTGATGGACTACCACCTGGCCATCTTCATCACCGTCATGTTGGCCAGGAGGCTGGTGTGGAAGATAGTTTCCGAGGTCAAGCAG GTGTCTCAGAGCAGCAGGGGCTCCCTTGTGGGCTACGTGGTCCTGATCGCCGCCAGACTCTGTCTTCTCACCTTGTGTGGCTGGGTTCTCTGCTGGACCCTGGTCAACCTCTGCAAGAACCACTCGGTCCTCAACCTGCTCTTCATAGGATACCC GTTTGGCGTGTACGTGCCACTCTGCTGTTTCCACCAGGAGGGCCCCAAGAGCCAGACGTCTGCGGCGGACTGCGACTATTCGCCCGATCAGCAGCAGTTGGATCTAGCAGAGACCCCCTTCTTTCGGCCCCGGGACTTCCTCTTACTCCTACGGGAGAACCTGCGGGAACAGTTCTCCGCGCCCCCGCACATGCCCACACACACCTGCccgccgcacacacacacccacaccccagAGATGATCCGCTCGGAGGTGGAGGAGCTGAAGAGCGACTTCAACCGGCGGATCAAGGAAGTGCTCTTCAACTCGCTGTTCAGCGCCTATTACGTGGCCTTTTTGCCGCTCTGCTTCGTGAAG AGCACGCAGTATTACGACATGCGCTGGTCATGTGAGCACCTGATCATGGTGTGGATCAACGCCTTTGTGATGCTGATGAACCAGCTGCTGCCTCCCAGCTACTGCGACCTGCTGCACCGCTCCGCCGCTCACCTGGGCCGGTGGCAGAAGTTGGAGCACGGCTCCTACAGTAACGCACCTCAGCACCT GTGGTCAGAAGGTGCTATCTGGCCTCCGGGAGTGTTGGTACGACACAATCGCTGCGTCTATAAAGCAGTTGGAGCCTATAATGTCGCTCTTCCCTCCGATGTTTCACATTCAAGATTTTAT TTTCTGTTCCACAAGCCGTTGCGGATCCTGAACCTGCTGATCTGGATCGAGTCCAGCGTGGTCCTGTACCAGTTGTACTCCCTGCTGCGCTCGGAGCGCTGGAACAACACTCTGTCCCTGGGCCTGATCCTCTTCTGCAACTACTACGTCCTCTTCAAGCTGCTGAGAGACCGCCTGGTGCTGG GAGTTACGCCGGGCATTCATTGGTTAGCACAGCAACATGCTGTTGTTGCCAGGTGA
- the tmem39a gene encoding transmembrane protein 39A isoform X3, with amino-acid sequence MPGGRRGPSRQQLTRSALPSLQTLVGGNVGNGTGCRNRNSNSVGLSAPPISALITPEPVRHSRIPELPLDSNLLFEFLLFFYLLVALFVQYINIYKTVWWYPYSHPPASTSLNFHLMDYHLAIFITVMLARRLVWKIVSEVSQSSRGSLVGYVVLIAARLCLLTLCGWVLCWTLVNLCKNHSVLNLLFIGYPFGVYVPLCCFHQEGPKSQTSAADCDYSPDQQQLDLAETPFFRPRDFLLLLRENLREQFSAPPHMPTHTCPPHTHTHTPEMIRSEVEELKSDFNRRIKEVLFNSLFSAYYVAFLPLCFVKSTQYYDMRWSCEHLIMVWINAFVMLMNQLLPPSYCDLLHRSAAHLGRWQKLEHGSYSNAPQHLWSEGAIWPPGVLVRHNRCVYKAVGAYNVALPSDVSHSRFYFLFHKPLRILNLLIWIESSVVLYQLYSLLRSERWNNTLSLGLILFCNYYVLFKLLRDRLVLGVTPGIHWLAQQHAVVAR; translated from the exons GAACAGTAACTCTGTGGGTCTGTCCGCACCACCCATCTCAGCCCTCATAACGCCGGAGCCCGTCCGCCACTCCAGGATTCCCGAGCTCCCGCTGGACAGTAACCTGCTCTTCGAGTTCCTCCTCTTTTTTTACTTGCTGGTGGCCTTGTTTGTCCAGTACATCAACATCTACAAGACCGTGTGGTGGTACCCTTACAGCCACCCGCCGGCCTCTACCTCACTC AACTTCCATCTGATGGACTACCACCTGGCCATCTTCATCACCGTCATGTTGGCCAGGAGGCTGGTGTGGAAGATAGTTTCCGAG GTGTCTCAGAGCAGCAGGGGCTCCCTTGTGGGCTACGTGGTCCTGATCGCCGCCAGACTCTGTCTTCTCACCTTGTGTGGCTGGGTTCTCTGCTGGACCCTGGTCAACCTCTGCAAGAACCACTCGGTCCTCAACCTGCTCTTCATAGGATACCC GTTTGGCGTGTACGTGCCACTCTGCTGTTTCCACCAGGAGGGCCCCAAGAGCCAGACGTCTGCGGCGGACTGCGACTATTCGCCCGATCAGCAGCAGTTGGATCTAGCAGAGACCCCCTTCTTTCGGCCCCGGGACTTCCTCTTACTCCTACGGGAGAACCTGCGGGAACAGTTCTCCGCGCCCCCGCACATGCCCACACACACCTGCccgccgcacacacacacccacaccccagAGATGATCCGCTCGGAGGTGGAGGAGCTGAAGAGCGACTTCAACCGGCGGATCAAGGAAGTGCTCTTCAACTCGCTGTTCAGCGCCTATTACGTGGCCTTTTTGCCGCTCTGCTTCGTGAAG AGCACGCAGTATTACGACATGCGCTGGTCATGTGAGCACCTGATCATGGTGTGGATCAACGCCTTTGTGATGCTGATGAACCAGCTGCTGCCTCCCAGCTACTGCGACCTGCTGCACCGCTCCGCCGCTCACCTGGGCCGGTGGCAGAAGTTGGAGCACGGCTCCTACAGTAACGCACCTCAGCACCT GTGGTCAGAAGGTGCTATCTGGCCTCCGGGAGTGTTGGTACGACACAATCGCTGCGTCTATAAAGCAGTTGGAGCCTATAATGTCGCTCTTCCCTCCGATGTTTCACATTCAAGATTTTAT TTTCTGTTCCACAAGCCGTTGCGGATCCTGAACCTGCTGATCTGGATCGAGTCCAGCGTGGTCCTGTACCAGTTGTACTCCCTGCTGCGCTCGGAGCGCTGGAACAACACTCTGTCCCTGGGCCTGATCCTCTTCTGCAACTACTACGTCCTCTTCAAGCTGCTGAGAGACCGCCTGGTGCTGG GAGTTACGCCGGGCATTCATTGGTTAGCACAGCAACATGCTGTTGTTGCCAGGTGA